A section of the Manis javanica isolate MJ-LG unplaced genomic scaffold, MJ_LKY HiC_scaffold_25, whole genome shotgun sequence genome encodes:
- the LOC140847637 gene encoding olfactory receptor 5AN1-like produces MIRKGNITEVTYFILLGFSDFPRMKAVFFVVFLVIYVTTLTWNLSLIILIRMDSHLHIPMYFFLSNLSFIDICYVTSTAPKMLSDFYLEQHTITVVGCAVQYFFFATMGLSESCVMTAMAYDRYAAICNPLLYSSVMSPTLCVGMVLGSYMASISGSVSQLCAILQLHFCGPNVIHHFFCDMPQLLVLSCTDIFSAKLILAIVTMIFAIISVLVILISYVYIVISIMKITTAKGRSKAFNTCASHLTAVSFFYISSSFVYLSSSSGGSSKFDRFASVFYTVVTPMLNPLIYSLRNKEIKDALKRLQRKGGYY; encoded by the coding sequence ATGATTAGGAAAGGAAATATTACAGAGGTCACCTACTTCATCCTCTTGGGGTTCTCAGATTTTCCCAGAATGAAAGCAGTGttctttgttgtgttcctggtgatctacgttacaactctgacttggaacctgagcctcatcatcctaataaggatggattcccacctccatatacccatgtacttcttcctcagtaaCCTGTCTTTCATAGACATCTGCTATGTGACGTCCACAGCCCCCAAGATGCTCTCTGACTTCTACCTGGAACAACATACTATCACCGTTGTGGGCTGTGCTGTTCAGTACTTCTTCTTTGCAACCATGGGACTGAGTGAGTCTTGTGTCATGACAGCCATGGCTTATGACCGCTATGCTGCCATTTGTAATCCACTTCTCTACTCATCAGTCATGTCACCCACCCTCTGTGTTGGGATGGTGCTGGGATCCTATATGGCTTCAATCTCTGGTTCTGTATCCCAACTGTGtgccattcttcaactccacttctgtgggcctaatgtcatccaccacttcttctgtgacatgccccaACTGTTAGTCCTGTCCTGCACTGACATTTTCTCTGCCAAACTCATACTTGCTATAGTAACAATGATCTTTGCAATAATAAGTGTCCTTGTTATCCTGATATCCTACGTCTATATTGTCATCTCCATTATGAAGATCACTACAGCTAAAGGCAGGTCCAAGGCTTTcaacacctgtgcttctcacctgacAGCAGTTTCCTTCTTCTATATCTCAAGTAGCTTTGTCTATTTGAGTTCCAGCTCTGGCGGGTCTTCCAAGTTCGACAGATTTGCATCGGTCTTCTACACAGTGGTCACTCCCATGTTGAATCCCTTgatttacagtctgaggaacaaggaaatcaaagatgcctTGAAGAGGTTGCAGAGGAAAGGAGGTTATTACTGA